The genomic DNA CATAGACCACAGCCAAAGCAAGCGGGAACGATCAAAATCACCGTCCGAACCTTGATCAAACCCAATGCCATCTAACTTCATTGGATTCCAAACTAACAAAGAAGCCACACTCACACCAATCGCACTTTCTCGCCAAGGAAGATCTTGAGCGTAAATCGATTGCTGCGCAGACGTAAGCAACAAAACAAGCACCAACAAAATTTTTGGCATGTCATTCTCAACGTGATGGAATGTAGGTAAGTTTAGGGAGAAGGGAGTGCTGCTGCAAGTTGGGGTGGGTTATTGGCTTCGGGCTTCGGGCTGCGAGTAAAGTCACAACACTAGAACAATCGCGTCTTCGCTTTGCTTCGAGCGCTTATATGGACCCGTCCGTTGTTGCAAGCCACTTATTTTACATTAGATTGAGATTGCACGCTTATATTCGGCTTCTTATTTAGGACGGCCGTCGCCTTCTGTCCTGAGCCATTATGAGTTGTGCTCTTACTGTCCTGATCTCCTACGCGGCTTCTTTGAGCCAAAGCGCTCTCAAGGGTTCAGTAAGTCGATCTTATCTTTTGTGTCTTAAGGGTCTGCGCAACCTCTAGGTTAATCTGATTTATAACTTCTAACTTACCTTGCTGGTTCTTTTTCTCTTTTGACTTAAGAGTGGTATACCGAACCATTTTTCATCAGTGCCCAACTGATTCTGGCGAGCTTATTCGCGAGTGCCACGATGATGACATTGGGATGCTTGTTCCCTTCGTGCTTCATCACCCATTGCTTTAGAGCACTGTCTTTTTCCTGCCGCTGCAAGGATTTATAAGCCGACCTCGCGCCATGCACCAGCATCTTACGGATCTGTTTATTGCCTTGTTTACTAATGCCAAGCAAGACATCTTTCCCTCCGCTGGAGTGCTGTCTGGGAACCAACCCCAGTGAAGCACTGACATGACGACCACTGGCAAACGATGCAGCCTTGCCAATGTGACTGTAGAGAAGCGTTGAGATGATTGGACCGATACCCGGTATGCTTTGAAGACGCTTACAGGTTTCATTTGAGTTGGCGATCTGCGCGATTTCTTTGGCGTATTGCTGCTCTTGCTGTTCGCGTTGCAACCACTGCTGCCTGAGGTCGGCTATCATTCGCCGACCTCGAACGCTGAGCTCATTCGTTCCATCCTCTAACACCAATAACACCTGCTCACGGATAGCTTTTGCACCCTTAGGAAGAATGACTCCATATTCAGCCAACAGACCTCGGAGCTCATTGCCTACGGCAACACGCTCTTTCACTATACGCTCCCGAACACGATGCAACGCCTGAAGATCTTGTTGCTCAACATTTTTTACAGCAACGGTCGGCATGGTTGGTCGACTCGCTGCTTCAGCGATGCCAAGAGCATCCCTGGTGTCATTTTTGTTCACCTGAACGAAGGGTTTAACGTAACGAGGGTGTATAACTTTAACGGTGTGACCGAGCTTAGCCAACTGCCTAGCCCAGTAATGGGATCCGCTGCAAGCTTCCATAGCGACGACAGATGTTGGCTGCTTCGCAAGAAAAGGCAACACTTGAGCACGCTTGAGCTGCTTCTTTTTAATCTCATTGCCGCGATGATCTAACACAGACAATTGAAAAACAGACTTCGCCAAATCAAGACCGATAATGTTAGTATTTTGCATGATGGATCCTCCTGCTGGATGCCGTACCTGATTAGAGTTTTGCAACTTAATCATGGCACAAGTGGGACGGGTCCATCTCATTTCTTACTTTGTCTTGGCGCTGATGATTAGCTTTGGTGGTGGGTTTCGCTGGAATGGACATCTGAGTCATGGATGGCGAAGTTGAGCGGCGCAGGATGCGCGAACAGCGACCCATGTAAGTGGAACACACTGCCGATGCGGGTTAAGCCGGTTTTAGGCCGCGGGGGTTTTAGCTGCAAGTTTCAAGCTGCAAGCTGCAAGCTGCAAGTAAATTCACAACATTAGAACAATCGCGTCTTCGCTTTGCTTCGAGCGCTCTTACTTTGTCTTGGCGCTGATGATTAGCTTTGGTGGTGGGTTTCGCTGGAATGGGCATCTGAGCCATGGGTGGCGAAGTTGAGCGGCGCAGGATGCGCGAACAGCGACCCATGTAAGTGGAACACACTGCCGATGCGGGTTAAGCCGGTTTTAGGCCGCGGGGGGTTTAGCTGCAAGTTTCAAGCTGCAAGCTGCAAGTAAATTCACAACATTAGAACAATCGCGTCTTCGCTTTGCTTCGAGCGCTCTTACTTTGTCTTGGCGCTGATGATTAGCTTTGGTGGTGGGTTTCGCTGGAATGGGCATCTGAGTCATGGATGGCGAAGTTGAGCGGCGCAGGATGCGCGAACAGCGACCCATGTAAGTGGAACACACTGCCGATGCGGGTTAAGCCGGTTTTAGGCCGCGGGGGTTTTAGCTGCAAGTTTCAAGCTGCAAGCTGCAAGTAAAGTCAAAACATTTAAGCTATCGCGTCTTCGCTTTGCTTTTTATTGCAATACTAAGTTGAAGGTTTCGGGGTTCGCGCGACCTTGAAACTTAGGTATACTCACTTTAGATTTTTTGTAGAGAAGCACCGTGAGAAGAGCCCTAGTATTCAGCTTACTCGCCTTATTATTGGTGGCGTGTGGCAATAAAGGTCCGTTGGTACTGCCTATAGATGCAACTTCACCTGTAACCA from Reinekea marina includes the following:
- a CDS encoding IS110 family transposase, translating into MRWTRPTCAMIKLQNSNQVRHPAGGSIMQNTNIIGLDLAKSVFQLSVLDHRGNEIKKKQLKRAQVLPFLAKQPTSVVAMEACSGSHYWARQLAKLGHTVKVIHPRYVKPFVQVNKNDTRDALGIAEAASRPTMPTVAVKNVEQQDLQALHRVRERIVKERVAVGNELRGLLAEYGVILPKGAKAIREQVLLVLEDGTNELSVRGRRMIADLRQQWLQREQQEQQYAKEIAQIANSNETCKRLQSIPGIGPIISTLLYSHIGKAASFASGRHVSASLGLVPRQHSSGGKDVLLGISKQGNKQIRKMLVHGARSAYKSLQRQEKDSALKQWVMKHEGNKHPNVIIVALANKLARISWALMKNGSVYHS
- the lptM gene encoding LPS translocon maturation chaperone LptM, whose amino-acid sequence is MRRALVFSLLALLLVACGNKGPLVLPIDATSPVTIVVQ